From Magnolia sinica isolate HGM2019 chromosome 13, MsV1, whole genome shotgun sequence, one genomic window encodes:
- the LOC131223151 gene encoding phospholipase D alpha 1-like isoform X4 → MDSLFSMNCSSVLTKLEETIGIGKGTAKVYATVDLEKARVGRTQIIENEPFNPRWYESFHIYCAHLAADVIFTVKDDNPIGATLIGRAYIPVKELLNGEEIDRWVEILNKDRKPIGGGAKIHVKLQYFDISRDRNWARGIRSPKFPGVPYTFFSQRQGCKVSLYQDAHVPDNFIPKIPLADGEYYKPHRCWEDVFDAITNAKHLIYITGWSVYTEITLIRDSRRQKPGGDMTLGELLKMKSNEGVRVLMLVWDDRTSVPLLKEDGLMVTHDEETRNYFAGTEVHCVLCPRNPDDGGSIIQDLEISTMFTHHQKIVVVDSEMPNEGSQQRRIVSYVGGIDLCNGRYDTQFHSLFRTLDTAHHDDFYQGNFKGASITKGGPRQPWHDIHCRLEGPIAWDVLFNFEQRWRKQGRKGLLLELRDLADIIITPSPVMFPEDTETWNVQLFRSIDGGAAFGFPETPEDAARAGLVSGKDNIIDRSIQDAYIHAIRRAKDFIYIENQYFLGSSFGWKADGIEVEDIGALHLIPKELSLKIVSKIEAGERFTVYVVIPMWPEGKPESPSVQAILDWQRRTMEMMYTDIAEALRAKGLEANPKDYLTFFCLANREVKKDGEYTPQGEPQADSDYSRAQQARRFMIYVHAKMMIVDDEYIIIGSANINQRSMDGARDSEIAMGAYQPYHLATREPARGQIHGLRMALWYEHLGMLDDTFLQPQSFECIHKVNNIAEKYWDLYTSETLDHDLPGHLLTYPVGVTSSGDITELPGTEFFPDTKARILGTKSKYLPPILTT, encoded by the exons CTCGAGGAAACTATTGGCATTGGCAAAGGGACTGCCAAAGTGTATGCGACTGTTGATCTAGAAAAAGCTAGAGTTGGCCGAACCCAAATCATTGAAAACGAACCTTTTAACCCTCGATGGTACGAATCGTTTCACATCTATTGTGCCCATTTGGCTGCTGATGTTATCTTCACCGTCAAAGATGATAATCCAATTGGAGCAACACTGATTGGAAGAGCTTACATTCCTGTTAAAGAACTCCTAAATGGAGAGGAAATCGATCGATGGGTGGAGATCTTGAATAAAGACCGTAAGCCTATAGGTGGAGGTGCTAAGATCCATGTGAAACTACAATATTTTGATATTTCACGTGATCGCAACTGGGCACGGGGGATCAGAAGTCCAAAATTCCCTGGCGTCCCTTACACATTCTTCTCTCAGAGGCAGGGATGCAAAGTCTCTCTGTACCAAGATGCCCACGTCCCTGACAACTTCATACCAAAAATCCCTCTTGCTGATGGAGAGTATTACAAGCCTCACAGATGCTGGGAGGATGTTTTCGATGCAATTACAAATGCGAAACACTTGATTTACATCACAGGATGGTCTGTGTACACCGAGATCACCTTGATAAGGGATTCTCGGAGGCAGAAGCCAGGAGGAGATATGACACTTGGGGAGCTCCTCAAGATGAAATCCAACGAAGGTGTTAGAGTTCTTATGCTTGTTTGGGATGACAGAACCTCTGTGCCTTTACTAAAGGAGGATGGGTTGATGGTCACCCATGATGAAGAAACTAGGAATTACTTTGCAGGGACAGAAGTTCACTGTGTTCTTTGCCCACGAAATCCTGACGATGGAGGAAGTATAATTCAGGACCTGGAGATCTCTACCATGTTCACTCATCATCAAAAGATTGTAGTGGTAGATAGTGAGATGCCTAATGAAGGTTCGCAGCAGAGGAGGATTGTGAGTTATGTCGGAGGTATCGATCTCTGCAATGGGAGATACGATACACAGTTTCATTCTCTTTTTAGGACCTTGGacacggcccaccatgatgatttctaTCAAGGCAATTTCAAAGGTGCTTCAATCACAAAAGGTGGACCGAGACAGCCCTGGCATGACATTCATTGCCGGCTTGAAGGTCCCATTGCCTGGGACGTCTTGTTCAATTTTGAGCAGAGATGGAGGAAGCAAGGTAGGAAGGGCCTGCTTCTCGAGCTCAGAGATCTCGCTGATATCATCATCACCCCATCTCCTGTCATGTTCCCTGAAGACACAGAAACCTGGAATGTGCAGTTATTCCGTTCTATTGACGGAGGAGCTGCTTTCGGCTTCCCTGAGACACCAGAGGATGCAGCTAGAGCTGGACTTGTTAGTGGAAAGGATAACATCATTGATCGGAGCATTCAAGATGCTTATATACATGCCATCCGCCGAGCGAAGGATTTTATCTACATTGAAAACCAGTATTTCCTTGGCAGTTCCTTTGGGTGGAAAGCAGACGGCATCGAGGTTGAAGATATTGGTGCATTGCATCTCATTCCAAAGGAGCTATCACTAAAGATTGTCAGTAAAATTGAAGCTGGAGAGCGGTTTACTGTCTATGTTGTGATTCCAATGTGGCCTGAGGGGAAGCCGGAGTCTCCTTCTGTGCAAGCGATATTAGATTGGCAGAGAAGGACGATGGAGATGATGTATACTGACATCGCTGAGGCCCTACGTGCGAAGGGGCTCGAGGCAAACCCCAAGGATTATTTGACGTTTTTTTGTCTTGCAAACCGAGAGGTGAAGAAGGATGGAGAGTATACTCCACAGGGGGAACCACAGGCAGATTCTGATTATAGTAGAGCTCAGCAGGCCAGGCGATTCATGATCTATGTTCATGCCAAGATGATGATAG ttgatgatgaatACATAATCATTGGGTCTGCAAACATCAATCAGAGGTCGATGGATGGCGCAAGGGACTCTGAGATAGCCATGGGAGCATACCAGCCATACCACCTGGCGACCAGGGAGCCTGCCCGTGGACAGATCCACGGGTTACGGATGGCGTTGTGGTACGAGCACCTCGGCATGCTCGACGACACTTTCCTCCAGCCACAGAGCTTTGAGTGCATTCATAAGGTGAACAATATCGCGGAGAAGTACTGGGATCTCTATACGAGCGAGACGCTTGATCACGACCTCCCGGGTCACCTGCTCACCTACCCAGTTGGGGTCACAAGTTCAGGAGACATCACAGAGCTGCCAGGGACAGAGTTCTTCCCTGATACCAAGGCTCGCATTCTCGGCACCAAAAGCAAGTACCTGCCTCCAATCCTCACCACATAA
- the LOC131223151 gene encoding phospholipase D alpha 1-like isoform X1 — MAQILLHGTLHVTIFEANAPSHKSGGGGGGGVSKFFHQLEETIGIGKGTAKVYATVDLEKARVGRTQIIENEPFNPRWYESFHIYCAHLAADVIFTVKDDNPIGATLIGRAYIPVKELLNGEEIDRWVEILNKDRKPIGGGAKIHVKLQYFDISRDRNWARGIRSPKFPGVPYTFFSQRQGCKVSLYQDAHVPDNFIPKIPLADGEYYKPHRCWEDVFDAITNAKHLIYITGWSVYTEITLIRDSRRQKPGGDMTLGELLKMKSNEGVRVLMLVWDDRTSVPLLKEDGLMVTHDEETRNYFAGTEVHCVLCPRNPDDGGSIIQDLEISTMFTHHQKIVVVDSEMPNEGSQQRRIVSYVGGIDLCNGRYDTQFHSLFRTLDTAHHDDFYQGNFKGASITKGGPRQPWHDIHCRLEGPIAWDVLFNFEQRWRKQGRKGLLLELRDLADIIITPSPVMFPEDTETWNVQLFRSIDGGAAFGFPETPEDAARAGLVSGKDNIIDRSIQDAYIHAIRRAKDFIYIENQYFLGSSFGWKADGIEVEDIGALHLIPKELSLKIVSKIEAGERFTVYVVIPMWPEGKPESPSVQAILDWQRRTMEMMYTDIAEALRAKGLEANPKDYLTFFCLANREVKKDGEYTPQGEPQADSDYSRAQQARRFMIYVHAKMMIVDDEYIIIGSANINQRSMDGARDSEIAMGAYQPYHLATREPARGQIHGLRMALWYEHLGMLDDTFLQPQSFECIHKVNNIAEKYWDLYTSETLDHDLPGHLLTYPVGVTSSGDITELPGTEFFPDTKARILGTKSKYLPPILTT, encoded by the exons CTCGAGGAAACTATTGGCATTGGCAAAGGGACTGCCAAAGTGTATGCGACTGTTGATCTAGAAAAAGCTAGAGTTGGCCGAACCCAAATCATTGAAAACGAACCTTTTAACCCTCGATGGTACGAATCGTTTCACATCTATTGTGCCCATTTGGCTGCTGATGTTATCTTCACCGTCAAAGATGATAATCCAATTGGAGCAACACTGATTGGAAGAGCTTACATTCCTGTTAAAGAACTCCTAAATGGAGAGGAAATCGATCGATGGGTGGAGATCTTGAATAAAGACCGTAAGCCTATAGGTGGAGGTGCTAAGATCCATGTGAAACTACAATATTTTGATATTTCACGTGATCGCAACTGGGCACGGGGGATCAGAAGTCCAAAATTCCCTGGCGTCCCTTACACATTCTTCTCTCAGAGGCAGGGATGCAAAGTCTCTCTGTACCAAGATGCCCACGTCCCTGACAACTTCATACCAAAAATCCCTCTTGCTGATGGAGAGTATTACAAGCCTCACAGATGCTGGGAGGATGTTTTCGATGCAATTACAAATGCGAAACACTTGATTTACATCACAGGATGGTCTGTGTACACCGAGATCACCTTGATAAGGGATTCTCGGAGGCAGAAGCCAGGAGGAGATATGACACTTGGGGAGCTCCTCAAGATGAAATCCAACGAAGGTGTTAGAGTTCTTATGCTTGTTTGGGATGACAGAACCTCTGTGCCTTTACTAAAGGAGGATGGGTTGATGGTCACCCATGATGAAGAAACTAGGAATTACTTTGCAGGGACAGAAGTTCACTGTGTTCTTTGCCCACGAAATCCTGACGATGGAGGAAGTATAATTCAGGACCTGGAGATCTCTACCATGTTCACTCATCATCAAAAGATTGTAGTGGTAGATAGTGAGATGCCTAATGAAGGTTCGCAGCAGAGGAGGATTGTGAGTTATGTCGGAGGTATCGATCTCTGCAATGGGAGATACGATACACAGTTTCATTCTCTTTTTAGGACCTTGGacacggcccaccatgatgatttctaTCAAGGCAATTTCAAAGGTGCTTCAATCACAAAAGGTGGACCGAGACAGCCCTGGCATGACATTCATTGCCGGCTTGAAGGTCCCATTGCCTGGGACGTCTTGTTCAATTTTGAGCAGAGATGGAGGAAGCAAGGTAGGAAGGGCCTGCTTCTCGAGCTCAGAGATCTCGCTGATATCATCATCACCCCATCTCCTGTCATGTTCCCTGAAGACACAGAAACCTGGAATGTGCAGTTATTCCGTTCTATTGACGGAGGAGCTGCTTTCGGCTTCCCTGAGACACCAGAGGATGCAGCTAGAGCTGGACTTGTTAGTGGAAAGGATAACATCATTGATCGGAGCATTCAAGATGCTTATATACATGCCATCCGCCGAGCGAAGGATTTTATCTACATTGAAAACCAGTATTTCCTTGGCAGTTCCTTTGGGTGGAAAGCAGACGGCATCGAGGTTGAAGATATTGGTGCATTGCATCTCATTCCAAAGGAGCTATCACTAAAGATTGTCAGTAAAATTGAAGCTGGAGAGCGGTTTACTGTCTATGTTGTGATTCCAATGTGGCCTGAGGGGAAGCCGGAGTCTCCTTCTGTGCAAGCGATATTAGATTGGCAGAGAAGGACGATGGAGATGATGTATACTGACATCGCTGAGGCCCTACGTGCGAAGGGGCTCGAGGCAAACCCCAAGGATTATTTGACGTTTTTTTGTCTTGCAAACCGAGAGGTGAAGAAGGATGGAGAGTATACTCCACAGGGGGAACCACAGGCAGATTCTGATTATAGTAGAGCTCAGCAGGCCAGGCGATTCATGATCTATGTTCATGCCAAGATGATGATAG ttgatgatgaatACATAATCATTGGGTCTGCAAACATCAATCAGAGGTCGATGGATGGCGCAAGGGACTCTGAGATAGCCATGGGAGCATACCAGCCATACCACCTGGCGACCAGGGAGCCTGCCCGTGGACAGATCCACGGGTTACGGATGGCGTTGTGGTACGAGCACCTCGGCATGCTCGACGACACTTTCCTCCAGCCACAGAGCTTTGAGTGCATTCATAAGGTGAACAATATCGCGGAGAAGTACTGGGATCTCTATACGAGCGAGACGCTTGATCACGACCTCCCGGGTCACCTGCTCACCTACCCAGTTGGGGTCACAAGTTCAGGAGACATCACAGAGCTGCCAGGGACAGAGTTCTTCCCTGATACCAAGGCTCGCATTCTCGGCACCAAAAGCAAGTACCTGCCTCCAATCCTCACCACATAA